DNA from Laspinema palackyanum D2c:
GGCCGACACCAGAGCATCATGGTGCTCACGATCTGGCCCCAAATCCCAGCAGACCTGATCCGTTTTCCCATTGGGATAAAATTATTGGTAAGTCACCGGATGGATTGACAGTTGCGGACGATCTCTCGAACCTTGATGAATTAATTGAAGCAATTACAGACCAAATATGACCATACAAACGAGTGCTGATACTGCCATTGACCGGATTTTAGCAATTAACTGGGAACCTGACGATACCCGGACCAACTCTCATGTTGCCCTGTTGCAGGAATATTTGAGACGTGCTGCGCTGTGGGCGGAGGCTTTGAATTGTACCGATGAATGGCCATTTTTTGATGTAGGGGCTCATATTTTTCCTTCCGTTCAGGCTGAGAAGCGCTATCTTGAAAGACTAGAACAGCATTTTTCGCAAGTTCCGTTTTATGTTACGGATGTGATTGAGAAAACTTGTCGGTGGTTTGTACAGTGGGAGGGGATTAAACATTTACCGGAAGTTACTCTAGTTGACTTCTGGAATCGTCCTTTACCTCATCCTTATGAACCCCTGATTCTATTGTACGATCGCGGTGGAATTTTCTACTCGGAACATGGATTTTTTTGCTTTGAGGATGCTGCCCTTCCCCGTGGGACATGGAGAGAACATTGGCAGCCAGAGTCTGCGGTTTGTCAACTAGATACAGAAGCGTTGGACAATTTAGATGGCAAGTTTTCAGAAAATTGTTGACTAGAGACTATTTTAATTCTTCCTGGGTGGCTTTCTAATCAGGGCTGAATGTATTTAGTCATTCAGTGACATTTCCCGCAGGAGTCCGATCGCCCTCTCCCCACCCATCCCATTGCCAATCTGTAATAGCGAGTTGATTTATCCCAGAGGCGATCGCCCCCAACTCCCTGCTATATCTGATAAGACGAAAGTAGCCAGTTAAAAACCCCAAATCATGAGCGTTACCATTCCCGATGAAATCCTCGAAGCGGCACAAATAACTGAGTCTGAGTTAAAGCAGGAAATTGCTATGCTGCTTTTCCAACAACAAAAGCTCTCTCTGGTACAAGCCTGCCAGTTAGCTGGAATGCCACGAATTGTGTTTGAAGAATTGCTGATTTCTCGGAATATTCCCCCGTATTTTTATGAAATAGAAGATTATGAATTGGATATTAAAAATCTCAATGAATTGGGGGATTTGTGACAGTCGTTAGCAAAACTTCACCCATTACCAATCTAACGGCCATTCGCCATTTATCTCATTGTTAATCTGTAATAGGGGGTTGAGTTATCCCAGAGGCGATCGCCCCCAAGGGTCTTTTCCTTTGAACCGAACCGTTTCTCTGCGTCGGAGGCGATCGCCGCCCCTGTTGGCCGTGATTATACTTTCACTCTCCGTTGCGCCACGGGGAGAGTGGATCCAAAAAATTGGGGTCTGGACTGCTGAACTCTAAACCAGAAGTAAGATAAAGTAATCAAATACTAAATCTTATCTTGATGTTGCTATGACCCCTGCTTTTCTTCAACGTCTGCATAGTCCCGATCGCCCGGTTTTGGTTTTTGATGGGGCGATGGGTACCAGTCTGCAATTTCAGAACCTGACTGCTGATGACTTTGGCGGCAAGGACTTTGAAGGTTGTAACGAATATCTCGTCTATACGAAGCCGGAAGCGGTGAAAATTGTCCATCGCGGGTTCCTGGAAGCCGGTGCCGATGTGATTGAAACTGACACCTTTGGCGGCACTTCCATTGTCTTGGCGGAATATGATCTCGGCGATCGCGCTTATGAACTGAATAAAACTGCTGCGGAATTGGCTAAAAGCGTCGCTGCGGAATATTCTACCCCGGAAAAGCCTCGATTTGTGGCGGGTTCCATCGGTCCGGGGACGAAATTGCCGACTTTGGGACATATTGAGTTTGATACCCTGAAAAATGCTTTTAGTGAACAAGCGGAGGGGTTAATTGATGGCGGCGTTGATTTATTAATTGTAGAAACTTGTCAGGATGTGTTGCAAATTAAGGCAGCATTGAATGGCATTGAAGCGGTTTTTGAAAAAAAAGGTCAGCGGTTGCCGTTGATGGTTTCTATCACAATGGAAGTGATGGGGACGATGTTGGTGGGTTCGGATATTAGTGCAGCTTTGGCTATTTTAGAACCCTATCCGATTGATATTTTAGGGCTCAATTGTGCCACGGGTCCGGCTCAAATGAAGGAACATATCCGGTATTTGGCTGAAAATTCGCCGTTTGTGGTGTCTTGTATTCCTAATGCCGGGTTACCGGAAAATATTGGGGGACAGGCGCATTACAAGTTGACGCCGATGGAGTTGCGGATGGCGTTGATGCACTTTGTGGAAGATTTGGGAGTGCAGGTGATTGGCGGGTGTTGTGGAACGCAAGCGCCTCACATTGCCCAGTTAGCGGAATTGTCTAAGAGTTTGAAGCCGAAGGAGCGATCGGTGCGGGTTTGGGGTGAGAATGGCAGCCCTCCGCCTCGCAATTTGTTCCAATATACTCCGGCTGCGGCTTCGATTTATAGTGCTCAGCCCTATGAACAGGATAACTCGTTCCTGATTGTTGGGGAACGTCTCAACGCCAGCGGTTCTAAGAAGTGCCGGGAGATGCTGAATGCGGAAGATTGGGATGGATTGGTGGCCCTGGGACGGGA
Protein-coding regions in this window:
- a CDS encoding UPF0175 family protein, which translates into the protein MSVTIPDEILEAAQITESELKQEIAMLLFQQQKLSLVQACQLAGMPRIVFEELLISRNIPPYFYEIEDYELDIKNLNELGDL